One Grus americana isolate bGruAme1 chromosome Z, bGruAme1.mat, whole genome shotgun sequence DNA window includes the following coding sequences:
- the GNG10 gene encoding guanine nucleotide-binding protein G(I)/G(S)/G(O) subunit gamma-10: MSSGGSLSTMQRLVEQLKLEAAVERIKVSQAAAELQQYCLQNACKDALLVGVPAGSNPFREPRSCTLL, from the exons ATGTCGTCGGGCGGCAgcctgagcaccatgcagcgGCTGGTGGAGCAGCTGAAGCTGGAGGCGGCCGTGGAGAGGATCAAG GTCTctcaggcagctgcagagctccagcagTACTGTTTGCAAAATGCCTGCAAAGATGCCTTGCTTGTTGGGGTTCCTGCGGGGAGCAATCCCTTTCGAGAACCCCGGTCCTGTACTCTACTCTGA